The following is a genomic window from Caldicellulosiruptor danielii.
CCTGCGCTACAGCTACCCGCACTTGTTCCATCCAGAGGTGCAGATAACCTCCCTGACTCACTCCCAGGGCTTTGTATCATCCGCATTACATATTCAATCTCTTTTATCTGTTTCCTTCTCGAGTGTACATTCTTAACTGCTTTGCTTACATACTCTTTTAGCTCTTCTAAACTACTGGCGTCAAGTCTGCTAAGAAGCTCCATGTAGTTAGCAGGTATCTTCTCTTTTAGCCCAAGTCCCCTTCTTGCTATCACATATGCGCTTGCAACATCTTTGCTTATCATAAACTGCGGTGCATACTTCAGCATCCCTATCACTGATGTGTACGCAGGACTTACTTCTATAACTTCTATTCCCTCTCGTTTTGCTAAAATCTTAATCTTCTCTAAAAGCGACCTGTAGCTGAAAAAATGTCTTATCCGTCTTGATTTTCTGCCCGAAAAGTCACCTCTTGTTCCTCTGTGTTTTATATCCAGCCTCTCAATCACAATAGCCTTTCTCTTCTCTTTTGCTATCTCTACAATTTCATGCGCATACTGCCACCTGTAATACTCTCTTTTTTCAAAGCTTCCACTTTCAAGCTCTGGCATTGGAATTTTGCCATAGCTTATAAACTGCCCGCTCCTGTCTACTTCCACCCATGCTATGTGATTCGGATATGCGTTTGTATCTATCCCTATAGCACCATTTTCTTTGGTTATTTCTGTCGCTGGAAAAAGTTCTTCTACTGAAAAGTAAGCATACATATTCCCATTTTTAAGTTTTAGCTCTACCGAATAAGGCATTTCAAGGACAGCAATCTCCTGTAAAATTTCTTCCCTACTTTTGCCTTTCTTATAACCAGCTGATAATCTGGCAAATACATATTTTCTATCTCCTACATTTATCCTCAAAAATGTGCCTCTTTCATTTGCCACAATCCTTGTGTTTAAGTTCCCTTTCTTGCTTCTGTCACCTCTTGAGTATAAATTCCCTTTCCTTTTTTCCTGCCACTCAATCTTGAGTTTTTTGTAGGGATTGCCGTTTATATGCCGCTTTTTAAGTTTTTCGAAAAGCTCTCTGCCGCCAAAGACAACTTTTCTTGGGTCTTCGCCACTTTGCTTGCAAGATTCCAAAATGCTCCCTGCTTTCATTATTGCATCATTCACATACCTTGAGTTCAAATTGAAAATCCCCTGCAAATCCTTTTTGAGGCTATTTCTATCAAAGCCTTCTAAAAGTCTTTTGTATGCAAATCTCATACAGGAAGACCATCTTCTCATAAGGTCCAGTACTTTTTGCTTATCTTCAAAACTTTCAAAAATCAGCTTAGCTTGAACTGTTACCACGTCTTTTAGCACCTCTTATTAATGTTCTTCTGCTGATACCATATATCTTACCAACCTTTTGCACACTTAGTAACATTTAGTGCCACCCAGTAAAAATTATACCTTTTTGCATTGTTATTTTCAACTGTTGCTTACCTCCTTTACAAACAGTTGTTCGCTATTTCTATTATACACTTTAGACACACTCAACACAAGCTTAACTAAAAAAGGGCTGCAGAATTGCTTTCTGCAGCCCTACTGAAGTTTGCCGAGGACACTGAGCGGGTCTACTGGTGTTCCATTGATTCTAACTTCGAAGTGCAGGTGGTTACCGGTGGAATTCCCTGTTGAGTCAGCTCCACCTATCTGCTGTCCTTTCTTTACAAGTTGTCCTGCCTGAACATCTATATCAGCAAGGTGTGCATAATAAAACTCATATTCACCTGTTTGCAGCACAATAACCTTACCATACCCGCTCATCCAGCCTGCATATTTAACAATTGAATCTTTAACCGCAAATACAGGTTGGTTGTATGTTGTTGCAATGTCTATGCCAGTGTGCATTTTCCATGTGTGATAGATTGGATGATAACGCATACCAAATGGGCTTGTTATGTTCATCTCTCCAAATACAGGTTTCGCTACGCTTGGATTAGCAAGCATTTCACCTATACTCTTGTAAACCTCTGCCTGTGCCAACAATGATGGTGCATACTCACTTCTTGTCTTTGCATAGTTTCTTGGAGCATCCCACTGTTTTGCTCCACCAACACCCATCCAGTAGCCAGCCAGAGCAGGTATCACCTGTTCCTTCCAGCCATCCCCCTGCCAGTCCACCGTTTTCGGGTCTATACCCATTTCTTTAAATGCGTTATACAATGTCCATGTACCAATAAGTATCTGGTTCCTTGGGTCGGCTATATCATCAGTGATTGTGACGTCAGGGAAAGCATTTCTAAAGGCTTCTACTCTGCTGTTCCAGTATTTTTGTTGTACCTGCATAAGTCCTACTGCAACACCGTCACTATTCGGTGTTCGTGCTGCTGGGTTGAATGAACTTTCTCTGAATGATACTGCGCCCAGGAACCAGTAAGGAATACCCATGAGTTTCTCCGCTTCCTGGAACATCGGTAAAAACTGGGCAGGGATATATGAGCAACTTACATAACCGCCTACATTCATGTAATCGTTTATATCTGAAAATACCCAACTCAAGTCTTTGGTACCTGACATGAAACTAAGTGCACTGTTGACTATCATTGCTCTTGCAAGGTTAATATCTTCTTTTGGATTATCTTCAAGTATCATTGCTTCAAGTCTCTCATACTCCTTACCGATGCTATTTTGACTTACCAGCTCTGGTACTTTCTCAACCACCTCTAATATCTCTTCACTATCAAGGTGCTTGTCCCCATCGGTATATGTTGCAGAGGGATCGTCAGTAAACGGCGGTTCTTCTGTTTGTGGCGACGTTTCAAGTGTTTTGCTGTCGCTACTTGGTTGTTGCTCCTTTTCTGCCCTGTCAAAGTTGGTCTTAATTTCAAACTTCGTTTTTACGTCTAAATCTTTTGCATGATAGCAGTCCTGCTGGACAATGAACTTCTGCGGGTCAAAGTCAAGTTTCAAGTCTTCACTTTTTGTTTTCTGTGTTGTTTGGGGTGTGCCGTTTTGATATGTGCGCTTGTATTCGTTTATGTCATAACTGAAAGTATATTTCTGCTTGATGGTGTCGGCTGCAACTATTACCCAGATAGGTTGTGTTTCTGTGACCTGTACTTTTTCCGTCCATTTTACTGTGACAGTTTGGCTTTTATCTTCTTTTTCTTCCTTGTATTCCCCTGTTTCGGGGTCATATACCTCTTTGGTAACTGTCCATGTATATGTTCGTGGCATGGAATAGTGTAAGAGTTTTGTTGTTATAGTTTTCTTTTCGGTTTTGACATACAAGAATCTTGGTTTCATTCGCTCAGCAATATCCGTGAGTTCCCCTTTAACTTTTTTGTAAATGTACCATTGTGGCAATATTCTATTAACAACACTTTGCAGTCCCTCTTTTGCAGCTTCTTTCATTGCCTCATCAAAGTCTTTTGCATTGAATATATCCGCTTTTTCAATCATTTGCAGATACTTGAAGTATGAAAATACCCATGCGGCATTGAGCGCTAAATCTTCATCTGTGCCATAGTAGTCAAGAAGCTGTCCTGACTTTTCCCTTGCAATGTCTATAATATCTTTCTGCAACTTCTGGTTGTGTTCTGCATCAAGCCTGTTTGTAATCTCTCCTGCTTCAATAAATGATTGCAAAGAACCAAGCACGATTAGTATTATAACCAGAACCACTGTTAATATAATTCCTGGCGGACTTTTAAGGAAAGCCAGCAGGACTGCTTTTGCCTTGTTTTTTACATAAGCTTTTGCAACCTGTTTTGTTTTCTGTCTGTTTGTTCCATACATCACCACCACACCTCACTGGCTCCTTCTAGAATTTTACTAACAAGCTCCTTGCTTTTGAAATGATAGCACCTGATAGGGATTTTATATTTTTTAGCAACTTCAATTTCCCGCCACATACCTTCTGTCACTTCCGGACCAAACACCCAGAGTTCCTGGCATTCAGATAAAAGTTGCAATCCCATTTCCTGCCCTTGCTCTCTTTCAGTCGTCTCATCTAAAAACTGTGGAAAATAGATATGTGGAGCAACAGGCAGGCAACCTTCTTCGAATGCTTTTCTGCAATACTGCAGGGCTTTCTTTCTGTTTTCTTCTGGGTTATCCCTATAGGGTGAGCAAATATATACCTTCTTTCTGAATTGCAAATGAATCATCCCCTTCCACCATAACATCTCCCGTGAGCAAATCAGTGTACTGGAAACATTCTTTTATGCCATTTTTGAACTCAACAACAAAGTAGTGCCTGTACTTTGCAACTACTTTGCCAATTCTCTTTTTCTCTTCTGCGTCTCTAAGCATATCTGCCGGTCAGGTTGTGCCAGGGTGCTTTGTAAGTTATAACCGTCTGCCCTATACGCAATTTCTTTTTCAGTTCGTCCAAATAGTAGGGTGTGACAAATAATTTGGGACTTGCCCTTGCCATGAATACCACCCCGTTTAAAACCGTTTTATTGCTTTTTCTTTTGCCTTTAAAAACACGACAAAAATAGGAGGGAATATTTTTATATCCCCTTATGGACAAACAACGCTCTAAAACGGCGGTATAATTGGAATATTAGGTATATATTGTTGTGTCAAGTTCTGCCGAAAAGTAGCTGACTAATTAGCCCAGAGCCCTGTTGTCCTTTATCACAAATTCCTTCTGGGAGTTTTCCAGAGCTTGTATAATTACTGGACTGAATATACCCATATCTTTCAGTTTCCCAATTGCTTCTTTTGCTGTCATTGCTTTTCTGTACTGTCGCCATAGACTTGTCATAGCTTCAAACTTGTCGGCAATAGCTACAATCTGTACACTCAATGGCAAATCAGGCATGTCATCGTGATGTCGAAGTGTTGTTGTATAAAACTCCTCAAACCCCATTACTTTGAGCATCTCTGCTCCCCAGTAGCTATGATTTTTGAGGATTTGTTGTTCTTCCTGCCCTATTGGTATGGACTTGTCCAGAAGTGCGTTGGGAATGAGTAGTTTACCTACATCATGCAAAAGTCCTGCGGTATAATAGAACTCTTCATCCATTCCCATGTTCTTTGCTATAACCATACTCAGTTTTGCAACATTAATCGAATGAGTTAGAAGCGTAGCATTC
Proteins encoded in this region:
- a CDS encoding IS200/IS605 family accessory protein TnpB-related protein, producing the protein MVTVQAKLIFESFEDKQKVLDLMRRWSSCMRFAYKRLLEGFDRNSLKKDLQGIFNLNSRYVNDAIMKAGSILESCKQSGEDPRKVVFGGRELFEKLKKRHINGNPYKKLKIEWQEKRKGNLYSRGDRSKKGNLNTRIVANERGTFLRINVGDRKYVFARLSAGYKKGKSREEILQEIAVLEMPYSVELKLKNGNMYAYFSVEELFPATEITKENGAIGIDTNAYPNHIAWVEVDRSGQFISYGKIPMPELESGSFEKREYYRWQYAHEIVEIAKEKRKAIVIERLDIKHRGTRGDFSGRKSRRIRHFFSYRSLLEKIKILAKREGIEVIEVSPAYTSVIGMLKYAPQFMISKDVASAYVIARRGLGLKEKIPANYMELLSRLDASSLEELKEYVSKAVKNVHSRRKQIKEIEYVMRMIQSPGSESGRLSAPLDGTSAGSCSAGYNLWRVLRVAVVTPLSPDRVLRDMSVLKSLLISGQVGRPK
- a CDS encoding helix-turn-helix domain-containing protein; translated protein: MLLSVQKVGKIYGISRRTLIRGAKRRGNSSS
- a CDS encoding peptidoglycan DD-metalloendopeptidase family protein yields the protein MYGTNRQKTKQVAKAYVKNKAKAVLLAFLKSPPGIILTVVLVIILIVLGSLQSFIEAGEITNRLDAEHNQKLQKDIIDIAREKSGQLLDYYGTDEDLALNAAWVFSYFKYLQMIEKADIFNAKDFDEAMKEAAKEGLQSVVNRILPQWYIYKKVKGELTDIAERMKPRFLYVKTEKKTITTKLLHYSMPRTYTWTVTKEVYDPETGEYKEEKEDKSQTVTVKWTEKVQVTETQPIWVIVAADTIKQKYTFSYDINEYKRTYQNGTPQTTQKTKSEDLKLDFDPQKFIVQQDCYHAKDLDVKTKFEIKTNFDRAEKEQQPSSDSKTLETSPQTEEPPFTDDPSATYTDGDKHLDSEEILEVVEKVPELVSQNSIGKEYERLEAMILEDNPKEDINLARAMIVNSALSFMSGTKDLSWVFSDINDYMNVGGYVSCSYIPAQFLPMFQEAEKLMGIPYWFLGAVSFRESSFNPAARTPNSDGVAVGLMQVQQKYWNSRVEAFRNAFPDVTITDDIADPRNQILIGTWTLYNAFKEMGIDPKTVDWQGDGWKEQVIPALAGYWMGVGGAKQWDAPRNYAKTRSEYAPSLLAQAEVYKSIGEMLANPSVAKPVFGEMNITSPFGMRYHPIYHTWKMHTGIDIATTYNQPVFAVKDSIVKYAGWMSGYGKVIVLQTGEYEFYYAHLADIDVQAGQLVKKGQQIGGADSTGNSTGNHLHFEVRINGTPVDPLSVLGKLQ
- a CDS encoding DUF4406 domain-containing protein encodes the protein MQFRKKVYICSPYRDNPEENRKKALQYCRKAFEEGCLPVAPHIYFPQFLDETTEREQGQEMGLQLLSECQELWVFGPEVTEGMWREIEVAKKYKIPIRCYHFKSKELVSKILEGASEVWW
- a CDS encoding HD-GYP domain-containing protein; this translates as MSRTLDMLLQNMSEKNATLLTHSINVAKLSMVIAKNMGMDEEFYYTAGLLHDVGKLLIPNALLDKSIPIGQEEQQILKNHSYWGAEMLKVMGFEEFYTTTLRHHDDMPDLPLSVQIVAIADKFEAMTSLWRQYRKAMTAKEAIGKLKDMGIFSPVIIQALENSQKEFVIKDNRALG